The Immundisolibacter cernigliae genome has a window encoding:
- a CDS encoding glycosyltransferase, with amino-acid sequence MRTVQLIASRGLGGAEGFFKRLCSGLMERECEVHALLREGGALLADLPPDMARSALPLRTVWDPLSRLEVRRELRRLRPDLVQTWMSRATRLTRAPRGMVHVARLGGYYTPARFAHADAVVVNSRGLADHLLAAGLPARRVHLIGNFVDAPAPLAPSQVAGLRAGLPLPADAWLLLAVGRCVPVKGWDVLLQAFARLPRAIAGRPVGLLLLGDGPLRASLQDQARQLGVAGQVHFAGWQADPAPFYALADLVVFPSRAAEALGNVILEAWAHGRPVLASACHGAREITRPDVDAVLVPCEDAAALAGAIASLLPNDARRAALAAAGQVRIGRDFSREAVVGAYLDLYRYLLGH; translated from the coding sequence TTGCGTACCGTACAGCTGATCGCCAGCCGCGGCCTGGGTGGCGCGGAGGGCTTCTTCAAGCGGCTTTGCAGCGGGCTGATGGAGCGCGAGTGCGAGGTTCACGCGCTGCTGCGTGAGGGTGGCGCGCTGCTGGCCGACCTGCCGCCGGATATGGCGCGCTCGGCCCTGCCGCTGCGCACGGTGTGGGATCCGCTGTCCCGGCTGGAAGTGCGGCGCGAGCTGCGGCGGCTGCGGCCGGACCTGGTGCAGACCTGGATGAGCCGCGCCACGCGCCTGACGCGGGCGCCGCGCGGCATGGTGCATGTGGCACGGCTGGGCGGCTATTACACGCCGGCGCGTTTTGCCCATGCCGACGCCGTGGTGGTGAACAGTCGCGGCCTGGCGGACCACCTGCTGGCGGCCGGCTTGCCGGCGCGGCGCGTGCATCTGATCGGCAATTTCGTGGACGCACCGGCGCCGCTTGCGCCGTCGCAAGTGGCCGGCCTGCGCGCCGGTCTGCCCTTGCCGGCCGATGCCTGGCTGCTGCTGGCGGTCGGCCGCTGCGTGCCGGTCAAGGGCTGGGACGTGCTGCTGCAGGCGTTTGCCAGGCTGCCGCGCGCCATTGCCGGGCGGCCGGTCGGGTTGCTGCTGCTGGGCGACGGTCCGCTGCGGGCCTCGCTGCAGGACCAGGCTCGCCAGCTGGGCGTGGCCGGGCAGGTGCATTTCGCCGGTTGGCAGGCCGATCCGGCGCCGTTCTACGCGCTGGCCGATCTGGTGGTGTTCCCGTCGCGGGCAGCGGAGGCGCTGGGCAACGTGATCCTGGAAGCCTGGGCGCACGGTCGGCCGGTGCTGGCCAGCGCCTGCCACGGCGCGCGCGAAATCACCCGCCCCGATGTCGATGCCGTGCTGGTGCCGTGCGAGGACGCGGCCGCGCTGGCCGGAGCCATCGCCAGCCTGCTGCCAAACGACGCCCGGCGCGCCGCCCTGGCCGCCGCCGGTCAGGTTCGCATTGGCCGCGACTTCAGCCGGGAAGCCGTGGTCGGCGCCTATCTGGACCTGTACCGGTACCTGCTGGGGCACTGA
- a CDS encoding glycosyltransferase, with protein MKIFHVETGCHLYGGALQVQYLMQGLAGLGHRNVLLCDRRSPLAQAAQGVAKVYACDTRGDLDLPLVGRLWRLLRRERPDLLHLHSRRGADLLGGIAGRLAGLPVLLTRRVDNREPRALVPPKYALFDHVVAISQGIAAVLRADGVSAAKISCVPSAVDTDVYRPQRDRAWLAAETGIAPQQPVIGMVAQLIPRKGHRYLLAALPALLARHPAAQVLLLGRGPLQAQLQADIAAQGLAERVRMLGFRDDLPRLLPCLDLLVHPAEREGLGVSLLQAAACGVPIVASDAGGMPEVVQENGHLVPPGDVAALAAAMACVLDQPAQAARMGELGRALVQRRFSVAAMVAGNLAVYRKLLGGHAAVSQPELATVE; from the coding sequence ATGAAGATTTTTCACGTCGAAACCGGCTGCCACCTGTACGGCGGCGCCCTGCAGGTGCAGTACCTGATGCAGGGCCTGGCGGGCCTGGGGCACCGCAACGTGCTGCTGTGCGACCGGCGCAGTCCGCTGGCGCAGGCGGCGCAGGGCGTGGCGAAGGTGTACGCCTGCGACACCCGCGGCGACCTCGACCTGCCGCTGGTCGGGCGTCTGTGGCGCCTGCTGCGGCGCGAGCGGCCGGACCTGCTGCACCTGCACAGCCGGCGCGGGGCGGATCTGCTGGGCGGCATCGCCGGGCGTCTGGCCGGCCTGCCGGTGCTGCTGACCCGGCGCGTGGACAACCGCGAGCCGCGCGCGCTGGTGCCGCCGAAGTACGCGCTGTTCGATCACGTGGTCGCCATCTCGCAGGGCATCGCTGCGGTACTGCGCGCCGATGGCGTGTCGGCGGCCAAGATCAGCTGCGTGCCCAGCGCGGTCGATACCGACGTCTACCGGCCGCAGCGCGATCGCGCCTGGCTGGCGGCGGAAACCGGCATCGCGCCGCAGCAGCCGGTGATCGGCATGGTGGCGCAGCTGATTCCACGCAAGGGCCACCGCTATCTGCTGGCGGCCCTGCCGGCGCTGCTGGCGCGCCATCCGGCGGCGCAGGTGCTGCTGCTGGGCCGCGGCCCGCTGCAGGCGCAGTTGCAGGCCGACATCGCTGCGCAGGGTCTGGCCGAGCGGGTGCGGATGCTGGGCTTTCGCGACGACCTGCCGCGCCTGTTGCCGTGCCTGGACCTGCTGGTGCACCCGGCCGAGCGGGAGGGCCTGGGCGTGTCGCTGCTGCAGGCGGCCGCCTGCGGCGTGCCGATCGTCGCCAGTGACGCCGGCGGCATGCCGGAAGTGGTGCAGGAAAACGGTCATCTGGTGCCGCCCGGCGACGTCGCGGCGCTGGCGGCGGCCATGGCGTGCGTGCTGGACCAGCCGGCGCAGGCGGCACGGATGGGCGAGTTGGGCCGGGCGCTGGTGCAGCGGCGTTTCTCGGTGGCGGCCATGGTGGCCGGGAATCTGGCCGTGTATCGCAAGCTGCTGGGTGGGCACGCGGCCGTGTCGCAGCCGGAGCTGGCAACGGTCGAGTAG
- a CDS encoding response regulator transcription factor, producing MILLTSEDASLMDRWAVAVGGRGTLIRRVSLLAEAEGALAGRRPDVMLLDLSLGDLSGPAGIAALLSFSPATHLIALSHQPNDEEGIAALRAGARGYCNAYIDPRLLAKAVTTVQNGEAWVGRRLTDRLVALVGQNAPVQVDTDSSIDLDLLTAREQQIALQIGMGSSNKLIAQRLGITERTVKAHLGSVFAKLGVHDRLQLALLVTGRMQYTSPTTPVC from the coding sequence ATGATCCTGCTGACGAGCGAGGACGCCTCGTTGATGGACCGCTGGGCGGTGGCTGTGGGCGGACGCGGCACGCTGATCCGGCGCGTGAGCCTGCTTGCGGAAGCCGAGGGCGCGCTGGCCGGACGCCGCCCCGATGTGATGCTGCTGGACCTGTCGCTGGGCGATTTGTCCGGTCCGGCTGGTATTGCAGCCCTGCTCAGCTTCAGTCCAGCGACGCACCTCATCGCGCTCAGCCACCAGCCCAACGACGAGGAGGGCATCGCCGCCCTGCGTGCCGGCGCCCGCGGCTACTGCAACGCCTACATCGACCCGCGTCTGCTGGCCAAGGCGGTCACCACGGTGCAAAACGGCGAGGCGTGGGTCGGCCGGCGCCTGACCGACCGGCTGGTGGCACTGGTCGGGCAGAACGCGCCCGTGCAGGTGGACACCGACAGCAGCATCGACCTTGACCTGCTCACCGCCCGCGAGCAGCAAATCGCACTGCAGATCGGCATGGGCAGCAGCAACAAGCTCATCGCCCAGCGCCTTGGCATTACCGAGCGTACCGTCAAGGCGCATCTGGGCTCGGTGTTCGCCAAGCTCGGCGTGCATGACCGCCTGCAACTGGCGCTGCTGGTGACCGGTCGGATGCAATACACCAGCCCCACCACGCCGGTGTGCTGA
- the argS gene encoding arginine--tRNA ligase has translation MRSLLQSLIARALTRLHEDGVLPDVSPPDKVHIERARDKAHGDFASNVAMTLGKAARTAPRALAERIVAALPATDAVLRVEIAGPGFINFHLQPTAQLGVLLDVLAASDAYGQSRIGNGQRVQVEFVSANPTGPLHVGHGRGAAYGSSLANLLSTAGFEVEREYYVNDAGRQMDILAVSVWLRYLEFLGQELPFPAGAYRGDYVRAIAAALEQHVADGFRRTASEVLDGLPPDGPQGGDVDQYLDALIARAKLLLGSVDYGRLHRHGCDTILADIDDDLSAFGVSFDRWFRESSLVDSGALDRAIQALRAGDHLYQKDGAWWFRATAFGDRQDRVVIRENGEPTYFASDVAYHLDKLNRGFDRIIDIWGADHHGYMDRIRASLRALHGDDSPLTVLLVQFAVLYRGLEKVSMSTRSGEFVTLRELRDEVGSDAARFFYVLRKCDQHLDFDLELARSSSNDNPVYYVQYAHARIGAVLRQLAERGLKYEQPAPEALALLAEHPELDLAAALARYPELIESAALAHEPHQIAYYLRELAGLFHAYYNNHPFLVDDADLRNARLALVLAVRQVLRNGLRVLGVSAPEQM, from the coding sequence TTGCGTTCACTGCTCCAGTCCCTTATCGCCCGGGCCCTGACCCGGCTGCACGAGGACGGCGTTCTGCCGGACGTGTCGCCCCCCGACAAGGTGCACATCGAGCGGGCCCGCGACAAGGCTCATGGTGATTTCGCCAGCAACGTCGCCATGACGCTCGGCAAGGCTGCGCGCACCGCGCCGCGGGCATTGGCCGAGCGCATCGTCGCCGCCCTGCCGGCAACGGACGCCGTCCTGCGCGTGGAAATCGCCGGTCCCGGTTTCATCAACTTTCATTTGCAGCCGACCGCACAACTGGGCGTGCTGCTGGACGTGCTGGCCGCCAGTGACGCCTATGGCCAAAGCCGGATCGGCAACGGCCAGCGCGTGCAGGTGGAGTTCGTGTCCGCCAACCCGACCGGCCCGCTGCACGTGGGCCACGGCCGCGGCGCGGCGTACGGGTCGAGTCTCGCCAACCTGCTGAGCACGGCCGGTTTCGAGGTCGAGCGCGAGTACTACGTCAACGACGCCGGCCGCCAGATGGACATCCTGGCCGTCAGCGTCTGGCTGCGCTACCTGGAGTTCCTGGGCCAGGAACTGCCCTTCCCGGCCGGCGCCTACCGCGGCGATTACGTGCGCGCCATCGCCGCCGCGCTCGAACAGCATGTCGCCGACGGTTTTCGCAGGACCGCCAGCGAGGTACTGGATGGCCTGCCGCCGGACGGCCCGCAGGGCGGTGATGTCGACCAGTATCTGGACGCGCTGATCGCCCGCGCCAAGCTGCTGCTGGGCAGTGTCGATTACGGCCGCCTGCACCGCCACGGCTGCGACACCATCCTGGCCGACATCGACGACGACCTGAGTGCGTTCGGCGTCAGCTTCGATCGCTGGTTTCGCGAGAGCAGCCTGGTCGACAGCGGCGCGCTGGACCGCGCCATCCAGGCCCTGCGTGCCGGGGATCACCTGTACCAGAAGGACGGCGCCTGGTGGTTTCGGGCCACCGCCTTTGGCGACCGCCAGGACCGGGTGGTCATCCGCGAGAACGGCGAGCCGACCTACTTCGCCAGCGATGTCGCGTATCACCTGGACAAACTGAACCGCGGCTTCGACCGCATCATCGACATCTGGGGCGCCGACCACCACGGCTACATGGACCGCATCCGCGCGTCCCTGCGTGCCCTGCACGGCGATGACTCGCCGCTGACCGTGCTGCTGGTGCAGTTCGCGGTGCTGTACCGCGGTCTGGAGAAGGTCTCCATGTCCACTCGCAGCGGCGAGTTCGTCACCCTGCGCGAGCTGCGCGACGAGGTCGGCAGCGACGCGGCGCGGTTTTTCTACGTGCTGCGCAAGTGCGACCAGCACCTGGACTTCGACCTCGAACTGGCGCGCTCCAGCAGCAACGACAACCCGGTCTACTATGTGCAGTACGCGCATGCGCGCATCGGCGCGGTGCTGCGCCAGCTCGCCGAGCGCGGCCTGAAGTACGAACAACCCGCGCCCGAGGCGCTGGCCCTGCTGGCCGAACATCCGGAGCTGGATCTGGCCGCCGCGCTGGCCCGTTACCCGGAACTGATCGAAAGCGCCGCCCTGGCCCATGAGCCGCACCAGATCGCCTACTACCTGCGCGAGCTGGCCGGACTGTTTCATGCCTACTACAACAACCATCCCTTCCTGGTGGACGACGCCGACCTGCGCAACGCGCGCCTGGCGCTGGTGCTGGCCGTGCGTCAGGTGCTCAGGAACGGCCTGCGCGTGCTGGGCGTATCCGCCCCGGAGCAGATGTAA
- a CDS encoding pyruvoyl-dependent arginine decarboxylase: MITQTPTLHAFVSGRSEGFTPLNAFDGALLDAGVGNTNLVKMSSIVPPATREVAVADMRLPPGALVPIAYAAMESDIPGSMICAAVAAAWTHDPAKPGLIMEYHSHGHREDAERVVRRMAEEGMKMRGWEIRELKSLAVDMQVEKIGCVFAAVVLWHHEA; the protein is encoded by the coding sequence ATGATTACCCAGACCCCCACCCTGCACGCCTTCGTGTCCGGCCGCAGCGAGGGCTTCACGCCGCTGAACGCCTTCGACGGCGCGCTGCTCGACGCCGGCGTCGGCAATACCAACCTGGTCAAGATGTCGTCCATCGTGCCGCCGGCCACGCGCGAAGTGGCCGTGGCCGACATGCGCCTGCCGCCTGGCGCACTGGTGCCGATCGCCTATGCGGCCATGGAATCGGACATCCCCGGCTCGATGATCTGCGCCGCCGTGGCCGCAGCCTGGACGCATGACCCGGCCAAGCCGGGCCTGATCATGGAATACCACTCCCACGGCCACCGCGAGGACGCCGAGCGCGTGGTGCGGCGCATGGCCGAGGAAGGCATGAAGATGCGCGGCTGGGAAATCCGCGAATTGAAATCGCTGGCCGTCGACATGCAGGTGGAGAAGATCGGCTGCGTGTTCGCCGCCGTCGTGCTGTGGCACCACGAGGCCTGA
- the galU gene encoding UTP--glucose-1-phosphate uridylyltransferase GalU has protein sequence MTAIKRVTKAVFPVAGLGTRFLPATKANPKEMLPVVDKPLIQYAVEEAVAAGITELVFITGRSKRAIPDHFDTAYELEATLEKGGKNDMLELVRNITPPNVTCIYIRQAAPLGLGHAVLCAAPVVGDAPFAVLLADDLIAARDPGLHTATCLKDMIEVYNQRGASIIGVEEIPIEFSRRYGIVKPRAVGNGLYEVDDIVEKPAPEDAPSNLGVVGRYVLTPRVFDLLRATQRGAGGEIQLTDALAELIRFERLFAYNIPGHRYDCGSKLGYLEATIEYGLRHPELGEDFKQFLLERASESFEPRS, from the coding sequence ATGACAGCCATCAAGCGCGTCACCAAGGCAGTTTTCCCGGTCGCCGGCCTTGGCACACGCTTCCTGCCGGCCACCAAGGCGAACCCGAAGGAAATGCTGCCGGTGGTCGACAAACCGCTGATCCAGTACGCGGTCGAGGAAGCGGTGGCCGCCGGCATCACCGAGCTGGTGTTCATCACCGGACGCAGCAAGCGCGCCATCCCGGATCACTTCGACACTGCCTACGAACTCGAAGCCACGCTCGAGAAAGGCGGCAAGAACGACATGCTCGAACTGGTGCGCAACATCACGCCACCGAACGTCACCTGCATCTACATCCGCCAGGCGGCGCCGCTGGGCCTGGGGCACGCCGTGCTGTGCGCAGCGCCGGTGGTGGGCGACGCGCCGTTCGCGGTGCTGCTGGCCGACGACCTGATCGCCGCCCGCGACCCCGGCCTGCACACCGCCACCTGCCTGAAGGACATGATCGAGGTCTACAACCAGCGCGGCGCCAGCATCATCGGCGTCGAGGAAATCCCGATCGAGTTCTCGCGCCGTTACGGCATCGTCAAGCCGCGCGCGGTGGGCAACGGCCTGTACGAGGTCGACGACATCGTCGAGAAGCCGGCCCCGGAAGACGCCCCGTCCAACCTGGGCGTGGTCGGCCGCTACGTGCTCACGCCGCGCGTGTTCGATCTGCTGCGCGCCACCCAGCGCGGCGCCGGCGGCGAGATCCAGCTCACCGACGCCTTGGCCGAGCTGATCCGGTTCGAACGCCTGTTCGCCTACAACATCCCCGGCCACCGCTACGACTGCGGCAGCAAGCTGGGGTATCTGGAAGCCACCATCGAGTACGGCCTGCGCCACCCGGAGCTCGGCGAGGACTTCAAGCAATTCCTGCTCGAGCGCGCCAGCGAGTCTTTCGAGCCGCGATCTTGA
- a CDS encoding polysaccharide deacetylase family protein, with translation MTGTGRVSILMYHQVGQFAPMREHRSTYCDHRNFAAQMAWLHRLRYAVLRLDEAIAGLRGERPLPPRAVVLTFDDGYENFCEYAWPVLAQYGFPAMVYLLADRLGQPAAWFAADGRATPPLMSASRVRELHRAGVDFGSHGLSHQRLAQIDPDVARQEVSDSRHRLEAVLGAPVRHFCYPYGSYDETVVNMVAEAGYVSATTCDRAAAYPGQDLLRLPRKAISFGDNLAGYAWKLHMKNQPRGVGC, from the coding sequence ATGACGGGCACGGGCCGGGTATCCATCCTCATGTATCACCAGGTGGGCCAGTTCGCGCCCATGCGCGAACACCGCTCGACCTACTGCGATCACCGCAACTTCGCCGCGCAGATGGCCTGGCTGCATCGCCTGCGCTACGCGGTGCTGCGGCTGGACGAGGCCATCGCCGGTCTGCGCGGCGAGCGCCCGCTGCCGCCGCGGGCGGTGGTGCTCACCTTCGACGACGGTTACGAGAACTTCTGCGAGTACGCCTGGCCGGTGCTGGCGCAGTATGGCTTTCCGGCCATGGTCTATCTGCTGGCGGATCGGCTCGGCCAGCCGGCGGCCTGGTTTGCCGCCGACGGCCGGGCCACGCCGCCGCTGATGAGTGCCTCGCGGGTGCGCGAGCTGCACCGGGCGGGCGTCGACTTTGGCAGCCACGGCCTGTCCCATCAACGCCTGGCGCAGATCGACCCGGATGTGGCCAGACAGGAAGTGAGTGACAGCAGGCACCGGCTCGAAGCGGTGCTGGGCGCGCCGGTACGCCACTTCTGCTATCCCTACGGCAGCTACGACGAGACGGTGGTGAACATGGTCGCCGAGGCGGGCTACGTCAGCGCCACCACCTGCGATCGGGCGGCGGCGTATCCGGGCCAGGACCTGCTGCGCCTGCCGCGCAAGGCGATTTCGTTCGGCGACAACCTGGCCGGCTACGCGTGGAAACTGCACATGAAGAACCAGCCGCGCGGCGTCGGGTGTTGA
- a CDS encoding hypoxanthine-guanine phosphoribosyltransferase, whose translation MSDALAAEAWAVYRAAECLYDETTVRGAVDRLAGEVTAALAGHNPLLLCPMTGGVVLAGHLLPQLDFPLEFDYIHATRYAGALRGGELTWKVTPTAELAGRHVLIVDDVLDRGITLAALVDFCRREGAASVHSLVLVDKRCRREAAIEADFVGLSTPDRYLFGWGMDYKGYLRNVPGIYAVAEAP comes from the coding sequence TTGAGCGACGCGCTCGCCGCCGAGGCCTGGGCGGTTTACCGCGCCGCCGAGTGCCTGTATGACGAGACGACCGTGCGCGGCGCGGTCGATCGCCTGGCCGGCGAGGTCACGGCAGCGCTGGCCGGCCACAATCCGCTGCTGCTGTGTCCGATGACCGGCGGCGTGGTGCTGGCCGGCCACCTGCTGCCGCAGCTCGACTTCCCGCTGGAGTTCGATTACATCCACGCCACGCGCTACGCCGGTGCGCTGCGCGGCGGGGAACTGACCTGGAAAGTCACGCCCACGGCCGAACTGGCCGGGCGGCATGTGCTGATCGTGGACGACGTGCTCGACCGCGGCATCACGCTGGCCGCGCTGGTCGATTTTTGCCGGCGCGAGGGCGCCGCCAGCGTGCATAGCCTGGTACTGGTCGATAAACGCTGCCGGCGCGAGGCCGCCATCGAGGCCGATTTCGTCGGTCTGTCCACGCCCGACCGCTACCTGTTCGGCTGGGGCATGGACTACAAGGGCTATCTGCGCAACGTGCCGGGCATCTACGCCGTGGCGGAGGCACCGTGA
- a CDS encoding S-methyl-5'-thioinosine phosphorylase, which produces MIAILGGSGLDRWPQLGTLTPQSVSTPYGEPAAPLLCGRIDGIAVCFLPRHGAAHSLPPHRINYRANLWALKQAGARAVVAVATVGSIPAHIPPGALVLPDQIVDYTHGREATFFDGDCLDDAGSRVEHIEFTEPYDAGLRAALLAAASDAGIALIDGATYAATQGPRLETRAEIDRLERDGCHIVGMTGMPEAALARELALPYACLAVVANRAAGRGGSSLLAEIEQHLAGGIAAAQRLLVAALPGLAATCQPDPGTAPAPGNPL; this is translated from the coding sequence GTGATCGCGATCCTGGGCGGATCGGGTCTGGACCGCTGGCCGCAACTGGGCACGCTCACGCCGCAGTCCGTCAGCACGCCCTATGGCGAGCCGGCGGCGCCGCTGCTGTGCGGTCGGATCGACGGCATCGCGGTGTGTTTTCTGCCCCGTCACGGCGCCGCTCACAGCCTGCCGCCGCACCGCATCAACTACCGCGCCAACCTGTGGGCGCTCAAGCAGGCCGGCGCGCGCGCCGTGGTGGCGGTGGCAACCGTCGGCTCGATCCCGGCCCACATCCCGCCCGGCGCCCTGGTGCTGCCGGACCAGATCGTGGACTACACCCACGGCCGCGAAGCGACCTTCTTCGACGGCGATTGCCTTGATGACGCAGGCAGCCGTGTCGAACACATCGAATTCACCGAGCCCTACGACGCCGGCCTGCGCGCCGCGCTGCTGGCTGCGGCCAGTGACGCCGGCATCGCGCTGATCGACGGCGCCACCTATGCCGCCACCCAGGGTCCGCGCCTGGAAACCCGCGCCGAAATCGACCGCCTGGAGCGCGACGGCTGCCACATCGTGGGCATGACCGGCATGCCCGAAGCCGCCCTGGCGCGGGAACTTGCCCTGCCCTACGCCTGCCTGGCGGTAGTCGCCAACCGCGCTGCCGGCCGCGGCGGCAGCAGCCTGCTGGCCGAAATCGAACAGCATCTGGCCGGTGGCATCGCCGCCGCCCAGCGGCTGCTGGTGGCCGCCCTGCCGGGCCTGGCCGCCACCTGCCAGCCGGACCCGGGCACCGCCCCGGCACCGGGGAACCCCCTGTAG
- a CDS encoding SPOR domain-containing protein, translating into MATKRRGAQRAGAGAVWARGFFTGLASGGLAAAVVYFSVLSPDPAAIADATPKAADAAKTVSGPKPKFEFYTILPELEVPVPDQPSGEARQASVPPALQTPPPPIQGTVAPGAAGAPRQALPAPQALPPATPPASTGGRYILQAGSSRNGADAERLRASLALQGMVAQVQPVNINGETWHRIRVGPFASRTEADAAQRQLHGAKINTMLLELRAP; encoded by the coding sequence ATGGCCACCAAGCGACGCGGCGCGCAGCGCGCCGGAGCCGGCGCCGTCTGGGCGCGGGGCTTTTTCACGGGGCTGGCCAGTGGCGGCCTGGCGGCGGCGGTTGTCTATTTTTCGGTGCTCAGCCCGGACCCGGCGGCCATAGCCGACGCCACCCCCAAGGCGGCCGATGCCGCCAAGACCGTCAGCGGCCCCAAGCCGAAGTTCGAGTTCTACACCATCCTGCCGGAACTCGAAGTGCCGGTGCCCGACCAGCCATCCGGGGAGGCACGTCAGGCCAGCGTGCCACCGGCGCTGCAAACCCCGCCGCCGCCCATTCAGGGAACGGTCGCGCCGGGCGCCGCGGGTGCGCCCAGGCAGGCCCTGCCTGCGCCACAGGCACTGCCGCCGGCAACACCGCCCGCCAGCACCGGCGGGCGCTACATCCTGCAGGCCGGCTCGTCGCGCAACGGTGCCGACGCCGAGCGCCTGCGTGCGAGCCTCGCCCTTCAGGGCATGGTGGCGCAGGTGCAGCCGGTCAACATCAACGGCGAGACCTGGCACCGCATTCGGGTCGGACCGTTCGCGTCGCGCACCGAGGCAGACGCCGCCCAGCGCCAGCTGCACGGCGCCAAGATCAACACCATGCTGCTGGAACTGCGTGCGCCCTGA
- the speE gene encoding polyamine aminopropyltransferase: MLDDTWYTEQWAGEGSAISLELKEQIHDFQSPYQRVEVFQTTRFGKLMTLDGLVMVTERDEFVYHEMLVHPAMFTHADPKRVLIIGGGDCGTLREVLKHDSVQQVDMVELDQAVTEAAALHFPTLHAASFDPRARLYFQDGIAWVADAEPGSYDVILIDSTDPVGPAQGLFSVDFYRNCQRALASGGVLAAQSESPLFHADLIRAMQRDLKAAGFNDVATVDFPQCTYPSGWWSVTIGARDGSASTFRGEGGAPPTIASRYYNAARHRGALAPAQFMLG; the protein is encoded by the coding sequence ATGCTGGACGACACCTGGTACACCGAACAATGGGCCGGCGAAGGCAGCGCCATCTCCCTTGAGCTGAAGGAACAAATCCACGACTTCCAGTCGCCCTACCAGCGCGTGGAGGTGTTCCAGACCACGCGCTTTGGCAAGCTGATGACGCTCGACGGCCTGGTCATGGTCACCGAGCGCGACGAATTCGTGTACCACGAGATGCTGGTGCACCCGGCCATGTTCACGCACGCCGACCCCAAACGCGTGCTGATCATCGGCGGCGGGGACTGCGGCACCCTGCGCGAGGTGCTCAAGCACGACAGCGTGCAGCAGGTGGACATGGTCGAGCTCGACCAGGCGGTCACCGAGGCGGCGGCGCTGCACTTTCCGACCCTGCACGCGGCCAGCTTCGACCCGCGCGCGCGGCTGTATTTCCAGGACGGCATCGCCTGGGTGGCGGATGCCGAGCCGGGCAGCTACGACGTGATCCTGATCGACTCCACCGACCCGGTCGGGCCGGCGCAGGGGCTGTTCAGCGTGGACTTCTATCGCAACTGCCAGCGCGCGCTGGCGAGCGGTGGCGTGCTGGCGGCGCAGAGCGAATCGCCGCTGTTCCATGCCGACCTGATCCGCGCCATGCAGCGCGACCTGAAAGCCGCCGGCTTCAACGACGTCGCCACCGTGGATTTCCCGCAGTGCACGTATCCGTCCGGCTGGTGGAGCGTGACCATCGGCGCGCGCGACGGCTCGGCCAGCACCTTCCGCGGCGAAGGCGGTGCGCCGCCGACGATTGCCAGCCGCTACTACAACGCCGCCCGCCACCGCGGCGCGCTGGCGCCAGCCCAGTTCATGCTCGGCTGA